In Paenibacillus protaetiae, the genomic stretch CGCCGGCTGTTATCACGGCCATTCCGATCTGGTGCTCGTTGCAGCGGGTTCCGGCCCTTCTACGCTCGGCATTCCGGACAGCGCCGGCATCCCGAAAAGCATTGCGCAGGAAGTCATCACCGTGCCGTTTAACGACTTGAACGCGCTGGAAGAAGCGCTTAACGCATGGGGCGCGGAGACGGCGGCCGTCATGGTCGAGCCGATTGTCGGCAACTTCGGCATGGTTATGCCGGAGCCCGGCTTCCTGGAAGGCTTATGCCGGCTGGCTCGCGCAGCGGGCGCTCTAGTTATTTATGACGAAGTCATTACCGGCTTCCGATTCCACTACGGACTGGCGCAAACGTACGGCGTATTCCCGGACTTTGCGGCCATCGAGCCGGATTTGACCGCCATGGGCAAAATTATCGGCGGCGGCCTGCCGATCGGCGCGTACGGCGGCCGCAAATCGGTAATGGATCAGGTTGCGCCGCTTGGCCCGGCTTATCAGGCAGGTACGATGGCCGGCAACCCGGCCTCGATTGCATCGGGCATCGCCTGCCTGGAGGTGCTGCAGGAAGCGGGCGTATACGAGCGGATGGACGCGCTCGCCGCCAAGCTTGCGGACGGGCTGCAAGCATCGGCGAACCGCCACGGCGTTCCGCTGACCATTAACCGGATTCGCGGCTCGTTGTCTACGCATTTCTGCGATCATCCGGTCACCAATTATGAGCAGTCGCAGGATACGGACGGCGCAATGTTCGGCCGTTTCTTCAAGCTGATGCTGGAGCAGGGCATTTGCCTCGCTCCGTCCAAATATGAAGCCTGGTTTTTGACAACGGCTCATACCGAAGCCGATATCGACGCGACGCTGGAAGCGGCGGAGCATGCATTTGCCGCTCTGTAACGGCGGAAGGCCGAATAAAAAGGCTGCAAGATGCCATCCCTTCAAGGATGGCGAATCTTGCAGCCTTTTTTTCCGAGCTTTGCACCAGAGAGAATGCAGCGCTAATTATGTTTACTCCGCCGCTTCCGCCTTCACCAATGCGCCCACAAACGCTTCATGTACCTTGCCGTTGGAAGCCGCAACGTTGCGGACGCCCAAATGGTACGGCCGGCCGCTTGTATCGGTTACCGCGCCGCCGGATTCCTGCACAAGCAAGGCGCCTGCAGCCAGATCCCAGCTGTTCAGCCCGATTTCCCAGAAGGCGGTCAGCCTTCCTGCCGCAACATAAGCCATATGCAGCGCGGCCGAGCCGCCGGAGCGGATATTGCGAACCTGCGGCGCAATCGCCTGCAGCCCTTTCAGATTAAGCGGCTGCGCATATGCCGGCTCCGCGGGGAATCCGGTTGCGATCAGGCTGGTCGCCAGCGTCTCTTCGCCCGACACGCTCATCCGTTTGCCATGCACGTATGCGCCTTTGCCCCGTTCCGCTACAAACAGCTCATCGCGCATCGGGTCGTATACGACGCCGACAATCACTTCACCATAACGGGCAAGCGCAATGGACACGGAGAAAAACGGAAACCCGTGCACAAAATTCGTCGTGCCGTCCACCGGATCCACAATCCATAAGTACTCCGCATCTTTAACATCCTCCAGCGCCTTGGCAGAAGCTGCCGGTCCCGGTTCAACGCCCTCTTCGCCGAGGAACGAATGCTCGGGAAAATGCGTCAGCAGCAAGCTGCGAATCAGCTTCTCCGCGCCTTTATCCACTTCCGTCACTAAATCCTGCGGCGATTGCTTTATGTCAAGCCGGGCGTAATTGCCCAGCTTCGTCTTGATCCATTCCCCTGCTTTAGCCGCGCAGTTGATCGCCACAGCGGTAAAGCTTTTGCCGCCGATAATGGACGATTGCGTTTGACTGTCGCTCACAAGCATCACTCTGCTCTCTTCTAATATTTTGGACAAAAAGTCCCTATCGGTATGATTAGTATAAATACGCGCGTCCGGGCATGAAGTTTCGCATTTGGCGCCAATTTGAAATGCAGCAGACCGTCAGCAGCCCCGCTATGCCTCCATAAAATTAAGCCGCCAGCCGCCAGAGAGTCTCGGCGCCGGACAATAATAATGCCCCCGCCAAGTCCAACCAGGCTGCCGAACAGGGCAGCTGCGACTCCGACAAGGGCTGACATGGGCCACTACACATGATTCACTTCGATTGCCGCGCCGTCCGTTACCCGGACGAGCGGATTTTCCCGTTCAATCCCGCGCCAGTCCTCCATTAAACGGAACAGCGCTTTATCCTTCGCTTTGGCTTCCAGCATGCAGTCGATTCCCGGCGTAGAGCCGGCAACGGCATGAAAAAACTGCAGCAGCGGCTGCGGCTCGACATAATCGGCGTGGCCTCTTGGATCAGATACGCTTTTCGGGCTGGAAGCATGGATTTTGGGAGGGAGCTGTTCCGCATTTAAGCCCAGCCTTGTTCTTTCCCGTTCCCAGGTACGTTCGATTCTCGGCCACAGCTCTTCTGCCAGCGCCTCGAACGAATCGCCTCCGTCATTGACGGCATGATGATGCAAATCAAGCACCATCGGCACTCCAACCGCTTCGGCTGCCGCAAGCGTCTCCCGGACCGTGTACGTTTTATCGTCGTTCTCCAGTGTGACGCGGTGCTTCAGCCGGCCGGGAAGCGCGTTAAACTGCTGAATAAACCGTTCGCCCGATCCCGCCTTATCGCCGTAAGCGCCGCCCATATGAATATTGCATTTGACATCCTCCGCCAATCCCATCGCTTCCAGCATCCGGACATGAAAGGCAAGGTCCTGCTCGGATTTGGCAAGCACCTCGGGCCTCGGCGTGCTGAACACGCAAAAGTGATCCGGATGAAACGATGTCCGGATTCCTTTTGCCTTTGCAAAATCCCCGATAGCCTGAAACGCCGGCTGCAAAGCAATGACCGGGTCCCATCCCTCCAGCGCCTCATGTGTTGCGAGAGGCACAAGCTTGGAAGAAAACCGGTACATCCCGATATGCTCCGCCGCGCAATGTTTTAACAGGCGCAGCGTGTTGTGCAAGTTTTGCTCGGCAATCCGCTCCAGCTTATGGATGCCTGCCTGTATGTCCTCCAGCTTCGCGAAGCTGGTATAGGTCATCGTCTTGGAGGGAGAGGCGTTCTCCAGCACCATGCTCATCGCAACAAAACCGAACCGGATCCGCATCATCGCCTAAGAGCGCTCTCCAAAAAACATTTCATATGCAAGCGCCGTCTGCACCCGCGCTTCTTCTTCTGTCAGTTTGCGCACCAGTTCCATCTCCACTTCCGTCACTTCATCGCCTTGAAAATTAATTTCCGCAATCGAAGCTACGATCCGGACAATGGCAATCGCCTGATTATGTGGCGAGTAAGCGATAACCTTTTGCCCGGCCGGATAAACGCGGAAACCGCTTTTCACCATTTTTCCCCGGCCGTATTCCAATAATTCATACAGTTCCTGCTCGGACTTGAATTTGCACACTGAGTTAAACTCCGTTTGAAATCCCACAGCTGCTCCCCCCTTTCCTACAATTGCCGGCTATCTATCTATCCCAGAATACCATAGTTGCCGTTGTTAATAAAAATCAGGACACAAATTCGGCAGAGCGCGGGCTTCCCGTGCTGGGCGCAGCTGCCAGGCTGCCGCTGAAGCTTAATGACGCTAAATGCCTACTTCCCTTAAAGCGCCTTAATCCGCCTTAATCCGTATCGCCGAATCGAATCGTTTGCTTCTCTGCATGCCGCGCCAGCGCCAGCTCAATCAGCCGGTCCAGCAGCTCGCGGTAAGGAATGCCCGACTCCTGCCACATACGCGGATACATGCTGAACGGAGTAAAACCCGGCAGCGTGTTTACTTCATTAATCAGGAGAGCCCCGTCGGTTTTCCGGTAAAAGAAATCAACCCGCGACAGACCGGAGCCGTCAATCGACCGGAAGGCGCGGACCGCCATCCCGCGGATGGCAGCGACGGCTTCCTCCGGCAGAGCGGCAGGAATTTGCATGACGGATTTGCCGTCGATGTATTTCGCTTTATAATCGTAAAAGTCGTTCGATGAAATAATTTCGCCCGGTAGCGAAGCAATCGGCTCGTCATTGCCAAGGACGCTCACTTCGATTTCACGGCCTTCTACAAATTCTTCTACAATCACTTTCCGGTCAAAACGGAACGCATATTCAATCGCTGCCGCAAGCTCCTCGCGGCTTTTCGCTTTGGACACGCCTACGCTGGAGCCCAGATTCGCCGGCTTGACGAAGCTCGGATAACCAAGCGCCGTTTCGCATTCCAGCAGGAAATCCTCGGCGTTCTGGTTCCACTGCGACCGGCTCACGCTGCGAAAAACGCATTGCGGCAGCCCTTCCTGCGCAAACACTTTTTTCATAAACACCTTGTCCATCCCTACCGCAGACGCAAGAACGCCTGCTCCAACGTAAGGGATGTTGGCTATCTCGAACAAACCTTGAACCGTTCCGTCTTCGCCGTTAGTGCCATGCAGCAGCGGGAACATGACATCAATGGCCGGGCCGCCCTCCTCCCGCGCCCCGTCTCCACCGGACAAGCCGCGGAAAATCGGGGCAAGCGCGCTTATGCCCTGCCCGTCTTCCGCCGAAGCCAACTGCAGCTCCTCTACCCCGGCAGGCGCGGAAGCACGCGTGTTTCCCGTCCGCCATTGCCCTTGTTTGGTGATGTAGAAAGGCTGGATCTCGTATTTATCGTAATCGAATGCTTTCATCACGGCGAGAGCCGTCTGCAACGAAACTTCATGCTCGCCGGATTTCCCTCCGTACACAAGCCCTACCCGAATTTTCCGTCCCATGTTGTGCCCTCCGGTACGTTATTCTGTGCGCCAAAGCCGGCCTGACAGCTACATCAGATCTGCCAGGTGAAAAAAACGGTACCGCGTCTGCTCCGTCCAGGCGTAAGAGTCGCGGTAATCCCAATACCGGTGCCTGCTCGCGACCGTATTCGCATTCACAAGCGGCATCCCTTGCGCATCAAAGGCGGTCACAACCGCGCTGTGCTGGAACCGGTTGTCGCCGTTCCAGTCATACGTAATGATGTCGCCGATCTGCAGTTCCTCGGGCGAATACACAATCTCGCCCCGCAGTCCGGATTCCCTTGGAATGGACAAATATTGCGTTAGCGCATTGGACACCGCCCAGCTGTAGCTCCACCACTCCCGTCCGCCGGCTTTGCCTTTGTACCACCAGCCGTTTTCTCTTTTCCCCGTATAATTCATCGGCGCATTGCCTGCAAAAACGCACTGGGACACGTAATTCGTGCAGTTCACTTCAAAATTCTCAAATGCTTCATTGCCTTCGTTCCAATATCTATCGGCATACGCGGTCACTTGGTCCCGGCGGTAAGGAATTGCAGCGGCGCGGTGTTTGAATTGCGGGAAAAGGTCATAATTTAAATAGGGTATCGTTGCCGCTCCTGCCGGAGGGCGGTTATGGCTGCGATGATCTTCCTGGATATCGGCGATCCATGCTTCTGCAGCAGAGCCGTACCGCGGCCGCCGTTCAGCGATTACCGGCTCGACGCGGACTACCGTCCAGAAGCCGTTGTTGCGCTCCAGCCACAGCCGCTCATACTCCGTTCTTTCTTCGGTGTATCCGCGGCCGCTTTGATCCATTTGGCGGCGCACATGCAGCTTCAGCAGGACGGAAACTTCCGATGCGGA encodes the following:
- a CDS encoding glutamate-1-semialdehyde 2,1-aminomutase, translated to MSQTRTRSSELYEEALKHIVGGVNSPSRSFKAVGGGAPVFMKRAEGAYFWDVDDNRYIDYLCAYGPIITGHAHPHITEAITRAAQTGVLYGTPTELEIHMAKMLKDAVPSLDKVRFVNSGTEAVMSTIRVARAYTGRNKIIKFAGCYHGHSDLVLVAAGSGPSTLGIPDSAGIPKSIAQEVITVPFNDLNALEEALNAWGAETAAVMVEPIVGNFGMVMPEPGFLEGLCRLARAAGALVIYDEVITGFRFHYGLAQTYGVFPDFAAIEPDLTAMGKIIGGGLPIGAYGGRKSVMDQVAPLGPAYQAGTMAGNPASIASGIACLEVLQEAGVYERMDALAAKLADGLQASANRHGVPLTINRIRGSLSTHFCDHPVTNYEQSQDTDGAMFGRFFKLMLEQGICLAPSKYEAWFLTTAHTEADIDATLEAAEHAFAAL
- a CDS encoding inositol monophosphatase family protein — protein: MLVSDSQTQSSIIGGKSFTAVAINCAAKAGEWIKTKLGNYARLDIKQSPQDLVTEVDKGAEKLIRSLLLTHFPEHSFLGEEGVEPGPAASAKALEDVKDAEYLWIVDPVDGTTNFVHGFPFFSVSIALARYGEVIVGVVYDPMRDELFVAERGKGAYVHGKRMSVSGEETLATSLIATGFPAEPAYAQPLNLKGLQAIAPQVRNIRSGGSAALHMAYVAAGRLTAFWEIGLNSWDLAAGALLVQESGGAVTDTSGRPYHLGVRNVAASNGKVHEAFVGALVKAEAAE
- the uvsE gene encoding UV DNA damage repair endonuclease UvsE: MRIRFGFVAMSMVLENASPSKTMTYTSFAKLEDIQAGIHKLERIAEQNLHNTLRLLKHCAAEHIGMYRFSSKLVPLATHEALEGWDPVIALQPAFQAIGDFAKAKGIRTSFHPDHFCVFSTPRPEVLAKSEQDLAFHVRMLEAMGLAEDVKCNIHMGGAYGDKAGSGERFIQQFNALPGRLKHRVTLENDDKTYTVRETLAAAEAVGVPMVLDLHHHAVNDGGDSFEALAEELWPRIERTWERERTRLGLNAEQLPPKIHASSPKSVSDPRGHADYVEPQPLLQFFHAVAGSTPGIDCMLEAKAKDKALFRLMEDWRGIERENPLVRVTDGAAIEVNHV
- a CDS encoding D-alanine--D-alanine ligase, yielding MGRKIRVGLVYGGKSGEHEVSLQTALAVMKAFDYDKYEIQPFYITKQGQWRTGNTRASAPAGVEELQLASAEDGQGISALAPIFRGLSGGDGAREEGGPAIDVMFPLLHGTNGEDGTVQGLFEIANIPYVGAGVLASAVGMDKVFMKKVFAQEGLPQCVFRSVSRSQWNQNAEDFLLECETALGYPSFVKPANLGSSVGVSKAKSREELAAAIEYAFRFDRKVIVEEFVEGREIEVSVLGNDEPIASLPGEIISSNDFYDYKAKYIDGKSVMQIPAALPEEAVAAIRGMAVRAFRSIDGSGLSRVDFFYRKTDGALLINEVNTLPGFTPFSMYPRMWQESGIPYRELLDRLIELALARHAEKQTIRFGDTD
- a CDS encoding amidase domain-containing protein, with amino-acid sequence MPSRTVRQKTGKSANKRGKLHGFAATAGSQPKSKHRSAPRIPVPADPLPSLARGTAPEAGQEQLPSVPGEWKEILQRYIGLYNQAENEQHAEGLHDFVRDSEHCLRLGQRLQRLRDRDLLRGALSLYSETTAELARVNESASEVSVLLKLHVRRQMDQSGRGYTEERTEYERLWLERNNGFWTVVRVEPVIAERRPRYGSAAEAWIADIQEDHRSHNRPPAGAATIPYLNYDLFPQFKHRAAAIPYRRDQVTAYADRYWNEGNEAFENFEVNCTNYVSQCVFAGNAPMNYTGKRENGWWYKGKAGGREWWSYSWAVSNALTQYLSIPRESGLRGEIVYSPEELQIGDIITYDWNGDNRFQHSAVVTAFDAQGMPLVNANTVASRHRYWDYRDSYAWTEQTRYRFFHLADLM